Proteins from a single region of Lelliottia sp. JS-SCA-14:
- the mglC gene encoding galactose/methyl galactoside ABC transporter permease MglC, whose product MSALNKKSFLTYLKEGGIYVVLLVLLAIIIFQDPTFLSLLNLSNILTQSSVRIIIALGVAGLIVTQGTDLSAGRQVGLAAVVAATLLQSMENANKVFPEMATMPIIVVVLIVCVVGAIIGLINGIIIAYLNVTPFITTLGTMIIVYGINSLYYDFVGASPISGFDSGFSTFAQGFVALGSFRLSYITFYALIAVAFVWVLWNKTRFGKNIFAIGGNPEAAKVSGVNVALNLLMIYALSGVFYAFGGLLEAGRIGSATNNLGFMYELDAIAACVVGGVSFSGGVGTVVGVVTGVIIFTVINYGLTYIGVNPYWQYIIKGAIIIFAVALDSLKYARKK is encoded by the coding sequence ATGAGTGCGTTAAATAAAAAAAGTTTTCTCACTTATCTGAAAGAGGGCGGTATTTACGTCGTTCTTTTAGTATTGCTGGCCATTATTATTTTCCAGGACCCTACGTTCTTAAGTTTGCTTAACTTGAGTAACATTCTGACCCAGTCCTCGGTGCGTATCATCATCGCACTCGGCGTGGCAGGGCTGATTGTGACTCAGGGTACGGACCTGTCAGCCGGGCGTCAGGTTGGCCTGGCGGCGGTTGTCGCGGCAACGCTTTTGCAGTCGATGGAAAACGCCAACAAGGTGTTCCCGGAAATGGCGACCATGCCGATTATCGTGGTCGTGCTGATCGTCTGCGTGGTCGGTGCCATTATCGGTCTGATCAACGGGATTATTATCGCCTACCTGAACGTGACGCCGTTTATCACCACCCTGGGCACGATGATTATCGTTTACGGTATCAACTCCCTGTACTACGACTTCGTGGGTGCATCCCCGATTTCCGGTTTCGACAGCGGCTTCTCGACCTTCGCGCAAGGCTTTGTGGCGCTGGGCAGTTTCCGACTTTCATACATCACCTTCTACGCGCTGATTGCCGTAGCCTTCGTCTGGGTGCTGTGGAACAAAACGCGCTTCGGTAAAAACATCTTCGCTATCGGCGGTAACCCGGAAGCAGCGAAAGTGTCTGGCGTGAACGTGGCCCTGAACCTGCTGATGATTTATGCCCTGTCTGGCGTGTTCTATGCCTTCGGTGGCTTGCTGGAAGCGGGTCGTATCGGCTCGGCCACCAACAACCTCGGCTTTATGTACGAGCTGGATGCGATCGCAGCCTGCGTGGTGGGCGGTGTGTCCTTCAGCGGCGGTGTGGGTACGGTAGTGGGCGTGGTGACGGGTGTGATTATTTTCACCGTTATCAACTACGGTTTGACTTACATCGGCGTGAACCCGTACTGGCAGTACATCATTAAGGGCGCGATTATTATCTTCGCGGTAGCGCTGGATTCACTGAAGTACGCGCGTAAGAAGTAA